Proteins co-encoded in one Pseudomonas fluorescens genomic window:
- a CDS encoding hemagglutinin repeat-containing protein — protein MPMNTFAFHLSPRGKLRWAIASLFLVAHLPGAMAGGVVVAPGPGGTAQLQTQGGVPIVNIVAPNGSGLSHNQFLDYNVDRQGLVLNNALQAGQSQLAGQLAANPQLQGQAASVILNEVISRNPSAINGAQEIFGRAADYVLANPNGISVNGGSFINTPNANLVVGRPELNDGKLQALSTRDATGQLQIQSGGLRNGEGSINLIAPRIDSLGAITARDQLNLTVGRNQIDYASGQVKAVDPAGGTTDQRIDASLFGAMQAGRINIVSTAEGAGVKVGAVQVAGRDGVQIGSAGDLSVSGQAIPDSLDVTRAGIRSSQGDVALHSGKDLTLAATDLSGRDVKVDAKRNLTLTTVESRKLQEQRENWNNSTIGITWETYERTKTDSDSRQHGSQIVASRDAQLSSGKDTELKAAKVDAKNNLSVQSGGDLRLTAATESHTQTDQGKHRKHLWKADWDSSSEEQRSVTSQLKAGNIALQTAALLRSEGAELNSTGDLRLAGKQVEVTTATRTNRSSDNRYSGDLVGGGFFGKTGDADKGQTQHQGSKINAAGKLLVKADDVRISGSQVRGGKDASVISDNGSLTIDGVQDTSHSNNHDKDSKFFGITKDESRQNSKDSTTVRSELASDSNLKLKSAKDIEVAGSTVKAGGSLTADAAGDVNVHSTQNTHDSNNSTQTRGFDAYAKEQTAEQYRAGVHYEDKAQTVTANDVTQQGSSLSGGTVQVKAGGDVTLKGTEVKSTAGDTTLSGKNVSLLAEQDSHSTSTETRSTGGGFYYTGGLDRAGSGVDFSHSTSQDTTAKTTAQTTGVQSSGSLNINADRLATEGAQLKSGNGLNVAANEVDNRAASNTESSTHKESNWSADIGANVEYKDIARPIAVAVKDVLDGKVPDKDALANLGQPNVGIDVAVGHASADKTEQSSNAVVSRFDGQTVDVKVGGTLHDQGTQYNASAGKVNISADKLVADAANNTRSSTDNAVDAKVDVRVYTKTGEDVNVAGSGAGGSSQSSKNSATAVVGGYAGSQGVNINVGGDAQFEGSRFDGGQGGVSVKTGGDLALNQANDRQSSDSSSLRGNGSLTVGTLPGTDGTNVDLGAGFQLDHKGNQTTDSQAHVASLSGNGPVQLSSGGNQVQQGTKIDSAGAIDLKAGGKLDLQAAIDSHIATGSNLGGGLKAGGSKTGSEKSRDQGGNLSGNFNIGRVNENTQPLTGGQLNSQNGIALSGDSVHLQGTQVSAPNVTIDAQKGGFVQESAQSTDNRNNWNVALSAGGNLSKSTPTAADEKVSSDHGFNAGAKVGVDYLQGTTQQNSQIKADTVVLNSGGDASLNGARIDARNVSGKVSGDLSVESRQDSSTHAKVDVDLGLTAKKTPADDKGKLAGTDYKPTLKVDGEYAHKDSVKQASGISGSQGVNLTVGGATQLTGARISTTEGKVDLGGSKVSSSDLSNLDYGVKAGLDLPHKTEENAPKVSLENGNLKVGPVTLSGHLDSQPLQAGIDEKG, from the coding sequence ATGCCAATGAACACCTTTGCGTTTCACCTTTCCCCACGGGGCAAACTGCGCTGGGCCATCGCCAGCCTGTTCCTGGTCGCTCACCTGCCGGGCGCCATGGCCGGCGGTGTGGTGGTCGCGCCCGGCCCCGGCGGCACCGCGCAATTGCAGACCCAGGGCGGCGTCCCGATCGTCAACATCGTCGCGCCCAACGGCTCGGGCCTGTCGCACAACCAGTTCCTCGACTACAACGTCGACCGTCAGGGCCTGGTGTTGAACAATGCCTTGCAGGCCGGCCAATCACAGCTTGCCGGGCAACTGGCGGCCAACCCGCAATTGCAGGGCCAGGCCGCAAGCGTGATCCTCAACGAAGTGATCAGCCGCAACCCGTCGGCCATCAACGGCGCCCAGGAAATCTTCGGTCGCGCCGCCGACTACGTACTCGCCAACCCGAACGGCATTTCGGTGAACGGCGGCAGTTTCATCAACACGCCGAACGCCAACCTGGTGGTCGGCCGTCCCGAGCTGAATGACGGCAAGCTGCAAGCCCTGAGCACCCGCGATGCCACCGGTCAGTTGCAGATTCAGAGCGGTGGCCTGCGCAATGGCGAAGGCTCGATCAACCTGATCGCACCGCGCATCGACAGCCTGGGTGCGATCACTGCGCGTGACCAACTGAACCTCACGGTCGGGCGCAATCAGATCGACTACGCCAGCGGCCAGGTGAAAGCCGTGGACCCGGCGGGCGGCACCACCGATCAGCGGATCGACGCCAGCCTTTTCGGCGCGATGCAGGCCGGACGCATCAACATCGTCAGCACCGCTGAAGGCGCGGGCGTGAAGGTCGGCGCGGTGCAAGTCGCCGGGCGCGACGGCGTGCAGATTGGTTCGGCGGGCGACTTAAGCGTCAGCGGTCAGGCGATTCCGGACAGTCTCGATGTGACCCGTGCCGGCATTCGCAGCAGCCAGGGCGACGTCGCCCTGCACAGCGGCAAGGACCTGACGCTGGCCGCCACCGACCTCAGCGGTCGTGATGTGAAGGTCGATGCCAAGCGCAATCTGACCCTGACCACCGTCGAGAGCCGCAAGCTCCAGGAACAACGCGAGAACTGGAACAACAGCACCATCGGCATCACCTGGGAAACCTACGAACGCACCAAGACCGACAGCGATTCGCGCCAGCACGGCAGCCAGATCGTCGCCAGCCGCGACGCGCAACTGTCGTCCGGCAAAGACACCGAACTGAAAGCCGCCAAGGTCGACGCGAAGAACAATCTCAGCGTGCAAAGCGGCGGCGACCTGCGCCTGACCGCCGCCACTGAAAGCCACACCCAGACCGATCAGGGCAAGCATCGCAAGCACCTGTGGAAAGCCGATTGGGACAGCAGCAGCGAAGAGCAGCGCAGCGTCACCAGCCAGTTGAAGGCCGGCAACATTGCCCTGCAAACCGCTGCGCTGCTGCGCTCCGAAGGTGCCGAACTGAACAGCACCGGCGATCTGCGACTGGCCGGCAAACAAGTGGAAGTCACCACCGCGACCCGCACCAACCGCAGCAGCGACAACCGCTATTCCGGTGATCTGGTCGGTGGCGGTTTCTTCGGCAAGACCGGCGACGCCGACAAGGGCCAGACCCAGCATCAGGGCAGCAAGATCAACGCGGCCGGCAAACTGCTGGTCAAGGCGGACGATGTGCGCATCAGCGGCAGCCAGGTGCGTGGCGGCAAGGATGCCAGCGTGATCAGCGACAACGGTTCACTGACCATCGATGGCGTGCAGGACACCTCGCACAGCAACAACCACGACAAGGACAGCAAGTTCTTCGGCATCACCAAGGACGAGTCCCGGCAGAACAGCAAGGACAGCACCACGGTGCGCAGCGAGCTGGCTTCCGACAGCAACCTCAAGCTGAAAAGCGCCAAGGACATCGAAGTCGCCGGCTCCACGGTCAAGGCCGGCGGTTCGCTGACGGCGGATGCGGCCGGTGATGTGAATGTGCATTCGACGCAGAACACCCACGACAGCAACAACAGCACGCAGACCCGTGGCTTCGACGCCTACGCCAAGGAGCAAACGGCGGAGCAGTATCGCGCCGGCGTGCATTACGAAGACAAGGCGCAAACCGTCACCGCCAACGACGTCACGCAGCAGGGTTCCAGCCTCAGCGGCGGCACTGTGCAAGTGAAGGCGGGCGGCGATGTGACGCTCAAGGGCACCGAGGTGAAATCCACCGCCGGCGACACCACCCTGAGTGGCAAGAACGTCTCGTTGCTGGCCGAGCAAGACAGCCACAGCACCTCGACCGAAACTCGCAGCACTGGCGGTGGTTTCTACTACACCGGCGGCCTCGACCGCGCGGGCAGCGGCGTGGATTTCTCGCACAGCACCTCGCAAGACACCACCGCTAAAACCACCGCGCAAACCACGGGTGTGCAGAGCAGCGGCAGCCTGAACATCAACGCGGACAGACTCGCCACCGAAGGCGCGCAACTCAAGTCCGGCAACGGTCTGAACGTCGCCGCCAACGAAGTCGACAACCGTGCTGCCAGCAACACCGAGAGCAGCACCCACAAGGAGAGCAACTGGTCGGCGGACATCGGCGCCAACGTCGAGTACAAAGACATCGCCCGGCCGATTGCCGTCGCGGTGAAAGACGTGCTCGACGGCAAGGTGCCGGACAAGGACGCACTGGCCAATCTCGGCCAGCCGAACGTCGGTATCGACGTGGCGGTCGGTCATGCCAGCGCCGATAAAACCGAGCAGAGCAGCAACGCCGTGGTCAGCCGGTTCGACGGCCAGACCGTGGACGTGAAGGTCGGCGGCACGCTGCACGACCAGGGCACCCAGTACAACGCCAGCGCCGGCAAAGTGAACATCAGCGCTGACAAACTGGTGGCCGACGCCGCGAACAACACCCGCAGCAGCACCGACAACGCGGTGGATGCCAAGGTCGATGTGCGCGTCTACACCAAGACCGGTGAAGACGTGAACGTGGCCGGCAGCGGCGCGGGTGGCAGCAGCCAGTCGAGCAAGAACAGCGCCACGGCGGTGGTCGGCGGTTACGCCGGTAGCCAGGGCGTGAATATCAATGTCGGCGGCGACGCACAGTTCGAAGGCAGCCGTTTCGACGGCGGGCAGGGCGGTGTCAGCGTCAAGACCGGCGGTGACCTGGCCCTGAATCAGGCCAACGACCGCCAGAGCAGCGACAGCTCCAGCCTGCGCGGCAACGGCTCGCTGACTGTCGGCACCTTGCCGGGTACCGATGGCACCAACGTCGATCTCGGCGCTGGCTTCCAGCTCGATCACAAAGGCAACCAGACCACCGACAGCCAGGCGCACGTTGCCAGCCTCAGCGGCAATGGCCCGGTGCAATTGAGCAGCGGTGGCAATCAGGTTCAGCAGGGCACGAAGATCGACAGCGCTGGCGCTATCGACCTGAAGGCTGGCGGCAAGCTCGACCTGCAAGCAGCCATCGATTCGCACATCGCCACCGGCAGCAATCTCGGCGGCGGCCTGAAGGCCGGCGGCAGCAAGACCGGCAGCGAGAAGAGCCGCGATCAGGGCGGTAACCTCAGCGGCAACTTCAACATCGGTCGGGTCAACGAGAACACTCAGCCCCTCACCGGTGGCCAGCTCAACAGCCAGAACGGCATCGCGTTGAGCGGCGATTCGGTGCACCTGCAAGGCACCCAGGTCAGCGCGCCAAACGTCACCATCGACGCGCAGAAGGGCGGCTTCGTTCAGGAGTCCGCGCAGTCCACCGACAACCGCAACAACTGGAATGTGGCGTTGAGCGCCGGTGGCAATCTGAGCAAAAGCACACCGACCGCCGCCGATGAAAAAGTCAGCAGCGATCACGGCTTCAATGCCGGGGCCAAAGTCGGCGTGGATTACCTGCAAGGCACCACCCAGCAGAACAGCCAGATCAAGGCTGACACGGTGGTGTTGAACAGCGGCGGTGATGCGAGCCTGAACGGTGCGCGGATTGATGCGCGCAATGTCAGCGGCAAAGTGTCGGGTGATCTCTCGGTTGAAAGCCGTCAGGACTCCAGCACTCACGCCAAGGTTGACGTGGATCTGGGCCTGACCGCCAAGAAGACCCCAGCCGACGACAAAGGCAAACTCGCGGGCACCGACTACAAGCCAACGCTGAAAGTCGATGGCGAATACGCACACAAGGACAGCGTGAAACAGGCCTCCGGCATCAGCGGTAGCCAGGGTGTGAATCTCACGGTCGGCGGCGCTACCCAACTGACCGGCGCGCGGATTTCCACGACTGAAGGCAAGGTCGATCTGGGCGGTTCGAAGGTCAGCAGCAGCGACCTGAGCAACCTCGACTACGGCGTTAAAGCCGGTCTGGACCTGCCACACAAAACCGAAGAAAACGCACCGAAGGTGTCCCTTGAAAACGGCAATCTGAAAGTTGGTCCGGTGACCCTGAGCGGTCATCTGGACAGTCAGCCCCTGCAAGCGGGGATCGACGAAAAAGGTTGA
- a CDS encoding ShlB/FhaC/HecB family hemolysin secretion/activation protein, with product MPYSLCAVSRSRFLPRPLLSALLLSVCAPSILAAESSNPGQEVLRQQQQQQRDLQQLQIEQRKRQLERGAFGAPPAAPAIPESIKPDERCWPLSGTRIGGVTLIDKDKLNARLKPLLAPCMGVGQINHLLATITALYVEKGYIASRPYLSSAPAAGQSLDILVDEGYIESIELADQSLPVSLGGAFPGMLGKPLNLRDLEQGLDQLNRLRSLDLTADIAPGSQPGASKIILRSRTSGQSRWALGAGFDNLGSASTGRDRDTLSLTLDSPLELNDLLSLSASDTLNQGDRYSRNASLYYAIPYGYWTFSTFASHAEYRAPFKLSAATLHSTGITNQLSLRADRVLWRDQSHQLSANLQLAHKDVDSYLQNVRLGIQSPTLTVAEAGLNLFWLDRAVWNLDFNYAQGLRWLGADDDADHQVRNLPKAQFRKYRAGLSQWRNGQLGTQAWQWQSQLNLQYSPDPLPAIEQLLGTDDSAVRGYRVSSASGASGAIWRNTLRLPLRTDLPVQLTPRVGLDHGWIKADHGASVQRLSGASIGLNLGWKNLQVDVDYQRSLNTPTGLHREPETWLMRVGLQI from the coding sequence GTGCCGTATTCGCTTTGCGCTGTTTCTCGTAGTCGTTTCCTGCCTCGCCCGCTGTTGTCGGCCTTGTTGTTGAGTGTGTGTGCGCCCAGCATTTTGGCCGCCGAATCGTCGAACCCGGGCCAGGAAGTGCTGCGCCAGCAGCAACAGCAGCAGCGCGATCTGCAACAACTGCAAATCGAACAGCGCAAGCGGCAACTGGAGCGTGGCGCGTTCGGCGCGCCGCCTGCCGCTCCGGCCATCCCCGAATCGATCAAACCCGACGAACGCTGCTGGCCCCTGAGCGGCACGCGCATCGGCGGCGTCACGCTGATCGATAAGGACAAGCTCAACGCCCGGCTCAAGCCGCTGCTGGCGCCGTGCATGGGCGTCGGTCAGATCAACCATCTGCTGGCGACCATCACCGCGCTTTATGTGGAGAAGGGCTACATCGCCAGTCGCCCGTACCTGAGCAGTGCGCCGGCGGCGGGACAGTCGCTGGATATTCTGGTCGACGAAGGCTACATCGAGTCCATCGAACTGGCCGACCAGAGCCTGCCGGTGTCGCTCGGCGGCGCGTTCCCGGGCATGCTCGGCAAACCCTTGAACCTGCGGGATCTGGAGCAGGGGCTGGATCAGTTGAACCGCCTGCGCTCGCTCGATCTGACCGCCGACATCGCTCCCGGCAGCCAGCCCGGCGCGTCGAAAATCATCCTGCGTTCGCGGACCTCGGGGCAGTCGCGCTGGGCCCTCGGTGCCGGTTTCGACAACCTCGGCAGTGCCAGCACCGGTCGTGACCGTGACACGCTGAGCCTGACCCTCGACAGCCCGCTCGAACTCAACGACCTGTTGAGCCTCAGCGCCAGCGACACCCTCAATCAGGGCGACCGCTACAGCCGCAACGCCAGCCTCTATTACGCGATTCCCTACGGTTACTGGACGTTCAGCACATTCGCCAGCCATGCCGAATATCGTGCGCCGTTCAAACTCAGCGCGGCGACCCTGCACAGCACCGGCATCACCAATCAACTCAGCCTGCGCGCCGACCGGGTGTTGTGGCGCGACCAGAGTCATCAGCTCAGCGCCAACCTGCAGCTGGCGCACAAGGACGTCGACAGCTATCTGCAAAACGTCCGCCTCGGCATCCAGAGCCCGACCCTGACCGTGGCCGAGGCCGGGCTCAATCTGTTCTGGCTCGATCGCGCGGTGTGGAACCTTGACTTCAATTACGCGCAGGGGCTGCGCTGGCTCGGCGCCGACGACGATGCCGATCATCAGGTCAGGAACCTGCCCAAAGCGCAGTTTCGCAAGTACCGCGCCGGCCTCAGCCAATGGCGCAACGGCCAGCTCGGCACGCAAGCCTGGCAATGGCAGAGCCAACTCAATCTGCAATACAGCCCCGATCCACTACCCGCCATCGAACAACTGCTCGGCACCGACGATTCCGCCGTGCGCGGTTACCGGGTCAGCAGCGCGTCCGGGGCCAGCGGTGCGATCTGGCGCAACACCTTGCGCCTGCCGCTACGCACCGATTTGCCGGTGCAGCTCACCCCGCGTGTCGGACTCGACCACGGCTGGATCAAGGCCGACCACGGCGCCTCGGTTCAACGCCTGAGCGGCGCCAGCATCGGCCTCAACCTGGGCTGGAAAAACCTGCAAGTGGATGTCGATTACCAACGCAGCCTGAACACTCCGACCGGCCTGCACCGCGAGCCTGAAACCTGGCTGATGCGCGTCGGACTGCAGATATGA
- a CDS encoding HlyD family secretion protein — protein MTSMPTVEPDLAVPVSAPRPPLFKRLLLPTAGLAALVFAGLYAVHWWGAGRFLEETDDAYIGGDVTVIGPKVAGYIEEVLVSDNQKVKAGDVLIRLDARDYRANLAKAEGAVAAEEALLANLDATEQLQQAVIGQARAGIDAASAETARSRDDNARYKRLVTTNAVSVEAAQRADATFKTAQALSAKAQAELLAAQRQLNVIETQKQQARAALQQARAERDLAQLNLGYTELRAPVDGVIGNRRARVGAYAQAGSQQLSVVPASGLWVDANFKEDQLARMKPGQRVSIRADVLSGQEFHGRLDSLAPATGSQFSVLPPENATGNFTKIVQRVPVRILLDPADGVLGHLRPGLSVTAEVDTRAQPETTAVASAP, from the coding sequence ATGACCAGCATGCCCACCGTAGAACCCGATCTCGCCGTTCCGGTCAGCGCCCCCCGACCTCCCCTGTTCAAACGCTTGCTGTTGCCCACTGCGGGCCTGGCCGCGCTGGTGTTCGCCGGGTTGTATGCCGTGCATTGGTGGGGCGCCGGGCGATTTCTCGAAGAAACCGACGATGCCTACATCGGCGGCGACGTCACGGTCATCGGGCCGAAGGTGGCCGGATACATCGAGGAAGTGCTGGTCAGCGACAACCAGAAGGTGAAGGCCGGCGACGTGCTGATTCGCCTCGACGCCCGCGACTACCGCGCCAATCTGGCCAAGGCTGAAGGCGCCGTTGCCGCCGAGGAAGCGCTGCTGGCCAACCTCGATGCCACCGAACAACTGCAACAGGCGGTAATCGGTCAGGCCCGCGCCGGCATCGATGCCGCCAGCGCCGAAACCGCCCGTTCCCGGGACGACAACGCACGCTACAAACGTCTGGTAACGACCAATGCGGTTTCGGTGGAAGCCGCACAACGGGCCGACGCCACCTTCAAAACCGCCCAAGCCTTGAGCGCCAAGGCCCAGGCCGAACTGCTGGCCGCGCAACGCCAGCTCAACGTGATCGAAACCCAGAAACAGCAGGCCCGCGCCGCCCTCCAGCAAGCCCGGGCCGAGCGTGATCTGGCGCAACTCAACCTCGGCTACACCGAATTGCGCGCCCCGGTCGACGGCGTGATCGGCAACCGCCGCGCGCGGGTCGGCGCTTATGCCCAGGCCGGCTCGCAACAGTTGTCGGTGGTGCCGGCCAGCGGTCTGTGGGTCGATGCCAATTTCAAGGAAGACCAACTGGCGCGGATGAAACCCGGCCAGCGCGTGAGCATCCGCGCCGACGTGTTGTCCGGCCAGGAATTCCACGGCCGCCTCGACAGCCTCGCCCCGGCCACCGGTTCGCAGTTCAGCGTGCTGCCGCCGGAAAACGCCACCGGCAACTTCACCAAGATCGTCCAGCGTGTGCCGGTGCGAATCCTGCTCGACCCCGCCGACGGCGTACTCGGTCACCTGCGTCCGGGCCTGTCGGTGACGGCCGAAGTCGACACCCGCGCCCAACCTGAAACCACCGCCGTGGCCAGCGCGCCATGA
- a CDS encoding DHA2 family efflux MFS transporter permease subunit — translation MSTALTASAQPFNAAEMATATKVFAFATMCIGMFIALLDIQIVSASLRDIGGGLSAGTDETAWVQTSYLIAEIIVIPLSGWLSRVFSTRWLFCASAVGFTLASLLCGIAWNIQSMIAFRALQGFLGGSMIPLVFTTAFFFFTGKQRVIAAATIGAVASLAPTLGPVIGGWITDISSWHWLFYINLVPGIFVAVAVPMLVKIDQPELSLLKGADYLSMVLLALFLGCLEYTLEEGPRWNWFSDQTILTTAWISALAGVAFVGRTLHVANPIVDLRALKDRNFALGCFFSFVTGIGLFATIYLTPLFLGRVRGYGALDIGLAVFSTGVFQIMAIPLYAFLANRLDLRWIMMAGLALFALSMWEFSPITHDWGAGQLMLPQALRGIAQQLAVPPAVTLTLGGLAPARLKHASGLFNLMRNLGGAIGIAACATILNDRTNLHFTRLAEHLNSSNEAVNQWLAQVGGNFAALGQSGDAGLTASLRQLWLLTYREAQTQTYGDTFLMIMVCFVIATAMVPLMRKVQPPAAPSADAH, via the coding sequence ATGAGCACCGCCCTCACCGCCTCCGCGCAGCCATTCAATGCCGCCGAGATGGCGACGGCGACCAAAGTGTTCGCCTTCGCCACGATGTGCATCGGCATGTTCATCGCGCTGCTGGACATCCAGATCGTCTCGGCCTCGCTGCGCGATATTGGCGGCGGGTTGTCCGCCGGCACCGATGAAACGGCGTGGGTGCAGACCAGTTACCTGATCGCCGAAATCATCGTGATTCCGCTGTCGGGCTGGCTGTCGCGAGTGTTTTCCACGCGCTGGCTGTTCTGCGCTTCGGCAGTCGGTTTCACCCTCGCCAGCCTGTTGTGCGGCATCGCCTGGAACATCCAGAGCATGATCGCCTTTCGCGCGCTGCAAGGCTTTCTCGGCGGCTCGATGATTCCGCTGGTGTTCACCACCGCATTCTTTTTCTTTACCGGCAAGCAACGGGTGATTGCCGCTGCGACCATTGGCGCCGTGGCTTCGCTGGCACCGACATTGGGTCCGGTGATCGGCGGCTGGATCACCGACATTTCGTCCTGGCACTGGCTGTTCTACATCAACCTGGTGCCGGGGATTTTCGTTGCCGTGGCGGTGCCGATGCTGGTCAAGATTGATCAGCCGGAACTGTCGCTGCTCAAGGGCGCGGATTATCTGAGCATGGTGTTGCTGGCGCTGTTTCTCGGCTGCCTGGAATACACCCTCGAAGAAGGCCCGCGCTGGAACTGGTTCAGCGATCAGACCATCCTGACCACCGCGTGGATCAGCGCCCTGGCCGGCGTGGCGTTTGTCGGCCGCACGCTGCACGTGGCCAATCCGATCGTCGACCTGCGCGCCCTCAAGGATCGCAACTTCGCCCTGGGCTGCTTCTTTTCCTTCGTCACCGGCATCGGCCTGTTCGCGACGATTTACCTGACGCCGCTGTTTCTCGGCCGGGTGCGTGGTTACGGCGCGCTGGACATTGGTCTGGCGGTTTTCTCTACCGGGGTGTTCCAGATCATGGCGATTCCGCTGTACGCCTTTCTGGCCAATCGCCTCGATCTGCGCTGGATCATGATGGCGGGCCTGGCGTTGTTCGCCTTGTCGATGTGGGAATTCAGTCCGATCACCCACGACTGGGGTGCCGGGCAATTGATGTTGCCGCAAGCCCTGCGCGGGATTGCCCAGCAACTGGCGGTACCGCCGGCGGTGACATTGACGTTGGGTGGTCTGGCGCCAGCGCGGCTTAAGCACGCCTCGGGCCTGTTCAACCTGATGCGTAATCTGGGCGGTGCAATCGGGATTGCGGCGTGCGCGACCATTCTCAACGACCGCACCAACCTGCACTTCACGCGGTTGGCGGAGCATCTGAACAGCAGCAACGAAGCAGTGAATCAGTGGCTGGCCCAGGTCGGCGGCAACTTCGCCGCACTGGGTCAGAGCGGCGATGCAGGCCTTACCGCCAGCCTGCGTCAGCTATGGCTGCTGACCTACCGCGAGGCACAGACACAGACCTACGGCGACACGTTCCTGATGATCATGGTGTGCTTCGTCATCGCCACGGCGATGGTGCCCTTGATGCGCAAGGTGCAACCACCGGCGGCGCCGAGTGCCGATGCACATTGA
- a CDS encoding carboxymuconolactone decarboxylase family protein, which produces MKPRADFYTASPDALKAMIALETAVSKLPLEKTLIELVKLRASQINGCAFCIDMHTADAIKGGETPRRLFAVTAWREAPFFTDRERAALLWTESLTQLSLTHAPDEDYEAVAAQFSPKEMVDLTVAISTINSWNRLAVGFRKIPQA; this is translated from the coding sequence ATGAAACCTCGTGCCGATTTCTATACCGCTTCCCCAGACGCCCTGAAAGCGATGATCGCCCTGGAAACCGCCGTCTCGAAACTGCCGCTGGAAAAGACCCTGATCGAACTGGTCAAACTGCGCGCTTCGCAAATCAACGGCTGTGCGTTCTGCATCGACATGCACACCGCTGACGCGATCAAGGGCGGCGAAACCCCACGCCGGTTGTTCGCCGTGACCGCCTGGCGTGAAGCGCCGTTCTTCACCGACCGCGAACGCGCCGCGCTGCTGTGGACCGAGTCCCTGACCCAACTGAGCCTGACCCATGCCCCGGACGAAGATTACGAAGCGGTCGCTGCCCAGTTCTCGCCAAAAGAAATGGTCGACCTGACCGTGGCGATCAGCACCATCAACAGCTGGAACCGTCTGGCCGTGGGCTTTCGCAAAATCCCGCAAGCCTGA
- a CDS encoding sigma-70 family RNA polymerase sigma factor: MSSLDPPLNQQVQTLYSEHHGWLQGWLQRKLGNRCDAADLAHDTFLRLLSRQVLKPLGSEPRALLTHIAKGLVIDRWRRQDLERAYLETIAHLPPAEVPSPETRYLILETLWRIEALLRELPAQTRDTFLLSQIEGLTYAQIATRLRVSLITVKRHMRAAFIACLSVA, encoded by the coding sequence ATGTCGTCTCTCGATCCGCCATTGAATCAGCAAGTCCAGACGCTCTACAGCGAACACCACGGGTGGCTGCAAGGCTGGCTGCAACGCAAGCTGGGTAATCGCTGCGATGCGGCCGACCTGGCTCACGATACGTTTTTGCGCCTGCTCAGCCGTCAGGTGCTCAAGCCTCTGGGCAGCGAACCCCGGGCACTGCTGACGCACATCGCCAAAGGTCTGGTGATCGACCGCTGGCGGCGCCAGGACCTGGAGCGCGCCTACCTGGAAACCATCGCCCATCTGCCGCCTGCCGAAGTGCCGTCGCCGGAGACCCGCTATCTGATTCTTGAAACCCTGTGGCGCATAGAAGCGTTGCTGCGCGAGCTGCCTGCGCAGACCCGCGACACCTTCCTGCTGTCGCAGATCGAAGGCCTGACCTATGCGCAGATCGCCACGCGGCTGAGGGTTTCGCTGATCACCGTGAAACGCCACATGCGCGCCGCGTTCATTGCCTGCCTGAGTGTCGCCTGA
- a CDS encoding FecR domain-containing protein → MNSSMINPQILGEAADWLVQLHSGTASPSDHQAIAQWRNRSAEHAIAWQRAEALLGDLRSVPANVAIQTLQRASRKEGLSRRQTLTRLGLLLMAGPVGIASQHVPWQQWTADQRTAVGEQKNLQLPDGTQLLLNTDSAVNIAYSPVERRVLLLNGEVLITTASDAAARPFMVQTPQGLARALGTRFCVRTEGSRSLVSVLEGQVQITPQLLKQNTIIKAGERQRFKLNGLDSAETFDTASLAWDKGMLLASNMRLDELLGELSRYRRGVLRCHPDVAAMRVSGAFSLRDTDASLRLLSDTLPLNINSLTRYWLSVEPRV, encoded by the coding sequence ATGAATTCATCGATGATCAATCCGCAGATTCTCGGTGAAGCCGCCGACTGGCTGGTGCAATTGCATTCGGGCACCGCCTCGCCGTCCGATCATCAGGCCATCGCGCAGTGGCGCAACCGCAGCGCCGAACACGCCATTGCCTGGCAACGGGCCGAAGCGCTGCTGGGGGACTTGCGCAGCGTGCCGGCCAACGTCGCCATCCAGACCCTGCAACGGGCTTCGCGCAAAGAAGGCCTCAGCCGTCGCCAGACCCTTACCCGCCTCGGTCTGCTGTTGATGGCCGGGCCGGTGGGCATCGCCTCGCAACATGTTCCGTGGCAGCAGTGGACGGCCGATCAGCGCACCGCCGTCGGCGAACAGAAGAACCTGCAACTGCCGGACGGCACCCAATTGCTGCTCAACACCGACAGCGCCGTGAACATCGCTTACAGCCCGGTCGAGCGCCGGGTGCTGCTGCTCAACGGCGAGGTGCTGATCACCACTGCCAGCGATGCCGCCGCCCGCCCGTTCATGGTCCAAACCCCACAAGGTCTCGCTCGTGCGCTCGGCACGCGGTTCTGCGTGCGCACCGAAGGTTCGCGCAGCCTGGTGTCGGTGCTGGAGGGGCAAGTCCAAATCACCCCGCAATTGCTCAAGCAAAATACGATCATCAAGGCCGGCGAACGCCAGCGCTTCAAGCTGAACGGCTTAGACAGCGCTGAAACCTTCGACACCGCCAGCCTGGCCTGGGACAAGGGCATGCTGCTGGCCAGCAACATGCGTCTGGACGAATTGCTCGGCGAACTCAGCCGTTATCGTCGCGGCGTCTTGCGCTGTCATCCGGACGTCGCGGCGATGCGTGTGTCCGGGGCGTTTTCCCTGCGCGACACCGACGCCAGCCTGCGCCTGCTCAGCGACACCCTGCCGCTGAACATCAACAGCCTGACCCGCTATTGGCTGTCGGTGGAGCCCCGCGTCTGA